The Amblyomma americanum isolate KBUSLIRL-KWMA chromosome 2, ASM5285725v1, whole genome shotgun sequence genome contains the following window.
caacgccgagcgctacaacctccgccgcagggaggggatttacacacccggtgatcAAGTCTGGGTATGTAgtccgatccgtttgcgagggcggtCTGAGAAGCTCATttgccgttactttggtccataccaggtgttacgccgcctcagcgcggtgacctacgaggtgatCCCTCAAGGAACGCTCCGGTCGTCTTGACAACCAACGTCCGAAGAAGCCCACGGGGCGCGAATTAAGCCGTAACTCCCGTTAGCCCCTTTCCACGAAGACACTCGCGCCGCTACCTGGAAGCCTTACGTATGTTTTCCCCCTCGCATGTGGCATCGAatcgatgcctcttgaaagggtggggggcaatgccacattgctgacattctcccggcgccacctggtggccgaacctgtctcccagtgCGTGGCCGAACGTCGTCTTTCTCTCGAATGTGCGCGGCTGTTCAGCAAGCCTCGCCCCCGTAAACGGTTGTGCTTCCCGCGTACTGCGACGTTTGTCGGGGACAATACCCTGCGTAAGTCGATCAGTCGCGTTGTGTACCCTCACAGTGCACAAGGCCGCCTCCTCTAGCCACGTACACAAATCCGCCACAAACAAGGAGGTATGAGAAACTTAGAAAACACCTTTAAGCGCACTCTTAGCTGAATTAATTTAATATTATATTTGACTATATGGAAGGAGAACACTGGAATCCTTTGTTATGGAAGGTCTGCTCAGTGGGCAGTTATCTTGAATGCACAAAACGAATATTCCATGTGGTGTAAGGTTTTTTACTGACGGAAATGAGTGCTCAGAGAAGATTTGGTACAGAAGGAGACCTCAAAGCGAAGATATCGGAACAAGTTATTGTAAAATGAATATACGCATTTAATATGCATTTTTCGGGTACTGCAGGGAAACCGCTGGGCATGGAGGGGCTTAGCATGGCTAAGCATATGCTTATCGATGAGCCGATCGCAAACTTAATTGTCGTGAAGGATGTCTCCAAGACCGCTTCTTAGCAAGGATTCGGCTGTCCTGGTTGTCGCTAGGGCTAGCCTAACCGCGTCGAAACCGCAATGGACGGCACCTCGAAACTGCCCAATGCTGTAACAAAGGCGCCGCACTTTTCACCACTTTTCTGTTAACCTCATGCCCTACTAAAATAAAGATATGACCGATAGTAAAGAAGCCTTGTGCAGTGGTGCTCTCAGAAGACGCCAAGAGAACAGCGCCGGGCGGCAGTATATCCAAGAGGCTGTCGAAAGCAATTTCCCAGCATCTCAGTAAGTACTTCTACCAGCGATTGAGTATTAGTCATTGATCCTcaaatctgtgtttttttttacatttatctaaCTGACACCTAATTATTTCCGCGAACAAAACATTTTAGCGCATTTTGCTGTCGCCGATGGCCGGAATTCAGGCTGGTTCGGATCGGATACTTCGGACGCAAACACTATCCTCGACCTAAAGACCGTGAGCCTTGTTAaatgagccgccgtggtggctgagtggttatggcgctcggctgctggcccaaaagacgcgggctcgatcccggccgcggcggtcgaatttcgatgaaggcgaaattccagaggcccgtgtgctgtgcgatgtcggtgcacgttaaagaaccccaggtggtcgaaatttccggagtccttcactacggcgtttctcatagcctgagtcgctttgggacgttaaacccccctaaaccaaaccaaaccttgttAAATGAGGTACATACGACGATTAAGTTTGGATGGCTCGGCCGCAAACATTACGTCATCTGCCTTAAGCTGTGTCTAAAAGCTTGCCCGCTTGCTTCGATTGATTCTAACTTGTGCACCGTTTTCCCAAACTGCATTGCGCGCTTGTAGGGTGTTTTGGGATGGCCTGAGTAGTTCGATTGGCACCAATACAAGGTTCAATTAAGTTACAGTCCATGGACTGCAGAAATATTTGAGATATCAATAATAGTTCATTAAAATTATAAACCAACTTTAACACAATATAGATAACACTTTTGTAAAATGTTCTGATCGTCCTTATTGAAAACTCGTATTAATGAACTGTTTTAGTGCATGCAGGTAGTAAGTTCGAATATTTTTTGCTGAAAACAAAAGGGCTTCCTTGCCCGAATCAGGAAATAAGATGGAAGAGCAGTAATTACAGTGCATTCATTCCGAGCACTGAAGATGAGCGAAGGCAATTTTAACTGAAGCAGGCTCAATAAAGGAAGGATAATAAAATTTCGGTATGGTAAGAAAGGGAAGCATCAGAAATGCAAGGTTTTGTGAAGGGCGGATGCTTGAGGTATTATTAGCATACATATTTGCTCCGGAAGATATGCAGATACGCAGAGAGGTATGCAGTAATTGTCAACTGTATCTGGGTAATTTATTGAGCGAAGAGCAACAGAGAAAACCGTAACCAATGCTTGCCATTCGTGGGAGCTTTAAAACACTGCCACGGCATTCAGAAACCGCTTTGCCCTCACACAGAATGCGGACTGAAAACAAAACGGCATGCTCAGCTTAGGTAGGGGCCGTGTCTCTCCCGTTCTTTGGCGCCGCATTTCCTAAAGCTTCGCTCGTAGTCTCAGACGCAAAGAACGTTTACGCAGGCTAGGTCTAcgtaggctaggctaggctagagCTAGGTCCGGCCACTTGTCCAGCTGCCACAGCTGAGCGGGACAGTTCCTCGGAGGAAGCTCTGTATCCTTCCTGTGGTTCTACACTCAACGCTCCAACTCCGCTGCCTGTATTAAAAAAAGAGTGATTAAGCTCGGAAGAACGAGCAGCCGTTGCCGTGTCAAATTGTCCTTACTCTGTCTTCTAGGAACGAAATCCGTGCTGCCACAAGTGTCATTCTGTATTGTAGCGTTAAATGCAGCTCTCTGCCACCGATTATGCACTGGCTAACTGCTCAACTTGAAGAGCCCGTGGTCACAAAGAACAAAGCGGGGACAACATTCGCGACAATCTTCAAGCACTTCGAGTGTTGTTACTCTGCTTGACTAGCATGGTAAATTGCCTCCACTGTTTCATAAATAAATTTAAGAACCCAGCAGTAGCCCACCACATCAATCGCTGCTAATGGAAGACACCGACACTTTCATTACGGGCAATAAGAAGGTGTCACGACACTCATCGCACCTTTCGGAGATGAGCCCACAagagcactgctgaaaaaatgcagaAATTAAAAGGGTACTGGAAGCGGTTTAATTCACGCTTGTTCATATCACTCTCTTGCGCCGTCtatgttttttgcgcttttcatTGCAGCGCTTAAAATGCGCCGTTAGTTCGCCAAACACACTTAATGCGGATAACAAATTCAAGGAAGCACGTTTCTAACAACTGCCGCCTTCTAATGACGATGAGCTTCAGTATCTATAAAAGTTCAACAACGGCGTCGCCACCATCGACCCTTATGACAAGAAAACGACCTAGATTTGTAAATATTGTGAGCGATGTATGCGCCTTCGCCATTTTAACCTATCTGGCTGTGACTTCGTTCTCTTTCACCGGTGAATTCATTTCAATGAGGTTGCTGATACCCTGTCAAAGGCATCTCTCCAAGGCCCAGCCATGACTCTCTTTCCGCTCTGCGCATTTATTACAGCGGCGCGGTTTCGCAGGTATCTGCTATTGAAAGAGTTTGAAGCACCAGCTCTTAACCCCTCTCCCGACTTCCAGCAACTTCTCTACTCGGGGTGCTGTAAAGGATGGCGATCGCTCAAGCTTGAGGTTTCTTTCACGCGTCTGCGTCGTCGCGTGCCTCAATTAAACTTGTATCGACAAAGGTATGGTCTCACCTTCGTGCCTCTCTGCGCTAAACCCGAGACGATAGATCACTTCTTGGTTGACCTGCCGTCGCTTCTCTTTACGGAGGCGCCTGCTAGAGGACCCGCTAAGACAGCTCGGTATAAGTCTGTGTGCTGGGGTTCTTCTGTTTCTGAACCCTCGGGAGCAGCAACAAGAATGCGCTCTCCGCCATTCAAAGTTTCTTTTCGGACACGAAACGGCTGCCATCCTAAAATATTTCCGAATTTCATCTTCTGGCTACTCGTGCATAAAATTCATCTCAAAATTCCCCAAAGCTTCCTAAACACAGTACTGTTAACCCCGTTCTCTTTTTCAGCCAGCAATTTCACAGTGTTCGAGATTTTTTAAATTGTAACAAAAATTTTTCAtgcttattttttcatttttattaaaaATGTTTTAATTATACCGTTTTCAGCACCTTTCGATCGCCGCCTGTATCTTGGCCGATTTCCCGGAGTTAGTATGCACTGTTATCTTCTAGAGGGTTTGAACAACAACTCATCGTCATCGCTTGGGTTGTTCGCTCGGGGTGCGTGTCTGGCTGCTGGTTAGAAAAAACCCTCGCCCATGAAGTCTTGCCTTACACGTAGTGGAGGTGCACCttgggctcccccccccccccccgttgccTCTTTCCCTGCTTCTTCCCGGAGCTTTTTGTTATAACCCGCTGCCACAGACGTGCTCCGAGCGAACAGCCCCAAGCGATGACGACGACTATTCACAGGTGATAGAGAAAAAAATCGCACCCAGATAGGTTACTAAGGTCAATTTGTGCAGTTCGctatgattacataattgcagcTGGTAGTTTGGTTTCCTAACACttgtaaagacgaagatgtgacaacgaggtagcggcagtgctatcgctgagcgcgtgctgtTGCTGGGCTTtagaataaccgcggacgcctagaaggcctcgttcttcgcctggttctgccttcctggttctggtggtgcctgagctattaaaccccctttcaAGTGATGGAGGTTGCTCCGGATCCCGTCCTGGAGCCCGCAGCGGCACTGTAACGTCAGCAATGCCGAATGGCGCCCCCCTGGCTCCCCAGCCACCGGCTGCTCCGCTTGTCTGCTCTGGCACACCTCGACAACGGGACTCGgctgtcttcagtgggctcggcgactctgacgtcgaggactggctggcttcctacgagcgggtcagcacgcacaaccgctgggacgacgccatgaaactaaacaacgtcatcttttacctggctgatgtcgccaacctctggttccgtaaccacgaagccgatatcgccacatggtccacgttcaGGACGAGCTTCACTGAGTTATTTGGCTGTCCTGGCGTGCGCAAACTTcgcgccgaacagcgcttacgcgaacgggctcagcagcctggcgagacatttactagttatattgaggacgtggtggatctttgcaagcgcgtgaacagcgatatgaccgaggctgataagatccaaaatatcatgaagggtatcgatgaagatgcgttccaaatgcttctagccaagcagccggccaccgtggcctccgtcatcagcttgttccagagctacgaggagctccgcaagcaacgcgtcctCACTCGTCGCACCATACAGCCTGCCGACGTCCTGTCCGCTGATGTCGAGACCGCAGGAGGGCAGCAGCTCAGGCATGACATTCAGAAGTTCATTCGAGAGGAGATCGCCCGCCAACTAGCGCTCATCTCTGGAGTTCGGAACCCCCCGCCAGCGCTGTCTCACACCCTTCAGCAGACGATACGAGCccaagtcgcggaggccctgccacccctgccccagcaacctgtggcggcccctcttacgtacgccgccgTTCTTGCCAGACCACCATCCCATCCCTTGAGCCCTTTTCAAGACGCCACTCAAGCGCCGCCACCTTCGACACCTCCGCCTGATTTCTCGTATCGGGCTCAGGTGGCACAACCGTCGCCTCGCTTCACGCCAGCAGTCTCGCACTACGGTAGTTTGTGGCGTACTCGCGACAATAGGCCTatttgctttgcctgcggcttcgccggccatgtagCCCGCTACTGCCGCAGACGTCCTTCTTCGCCTGCTGACGTCCTGCCACCATCTGCGTATGGGTCTTACATACAGCCGCCCCGCGTGCAAGCGGACCCATTGCCTCCTGCCTTCTCCACCAACCGCCAGGCTGCCACCTCTCATCGTTCCTCTTCTCCGCGACGCCGTTCCTTATCTCCTATGCGCCGTCGGGCCAGCCCTTCCGCTGCGGAAaactaatgagcgcagttcccgaggcaagagcTGCGTCCCCTGGGAACTCTACAAAGCCTCTGCTCTCACCAACAAACGTTATTGATGTTTTTTGTCGAAGGTGTTGCAACCTGTGCTCTCGTGGACACCGGAGCTGCTGTCTCAATTATGGAcgcgaaattttgtcgaaaactgaagaacgtcatgacgccattttcgggagtttctcttcacactgctaccgccgaacaggtcgagccgctcgcaacctgcaccgcgcgagtcgttattcaagacgtcttgtacaTCATTCAATTCCTGATCCTCTCCTCTTGCTCCTATGACGTAATTCTAGGATGGGACTTTCTGAGCACTCCGCCGTCGTCGATTGTGCCCGCGCCGAAGTTATTTTCTCTGCCCTGCCCAACGCCTACCCGACCGCACCGTCTCCTGATTATCCGGCCAAAGTACACCTGTCTCACGATGTCGAGCTCCCGGAAAATTCCTCTGtccttgtatccctctcgtgcaCCTCACCACGCCACCAACCTGCTGTAACTGTACTCTTTACCCCCTCGGAGTTATTTCTTCGCCGCAAGAACATGCCGCTACCCTTAGCTGTCCTCACGGTGACCTCCGGAACGACAGCCATGCTCGTCAACAACCCTCTCTCATCTCCAGTGACCCTGATTCATGGTGAATGCCTTGGGTGCGTCGAACCGGCTGAACTTCTGAAACTTGACGACGACCGAGAAACTGCTCTCCCGCCATCGCTGGACTCTCTTACTCCTGTTCCCCTGTCACCCCCACCGCCCTCTGACCGTCTGTATAGCGCCATCGATCAAGATCTCACTTCTCCCTACAGTCACCAGCTGTTCCACCTGTTACACCAATTTCGTTCATCATTTGACGCGTGCCAGTCTCCCCTCGGGCGTTATTCACATGTCCACCATACCATCGATACcggctcccatccacctctgcgacagcgcccatatcgcgtgtcagtgacagagcgtcgagtcctcaacgggcaagtggacgacatgctcgagcgtgggattatacagccgtcgcacagccctcggtcatccccggtcgtgctggttcgaaagaaagatggctccataagatTCTGTGTGTATTATCGCCGCCTAAACACAATAACTAGGAAAGACGTTTATTCTCTACCAcgcatcgatgacgccctcgattgtctgcaaggtgcggaattcttttcgtccctgtatctgcgttctggatactggcaaatccccTTGTCCAAATGCGatcgtgaaaaaactgctttcgtcacgcccgacggactatacgaatttaacgtcatgccatttggtctttgcaatgcccccgcaacattcgaacgcatgatggataacgtcttgcgcggcttgcgctggaagacatgtctttgctacctcgacgacatcgttgttttctcggccgacttctccacacatCTGACTCGTCTGCGCCAAGTGTTGACCTGCCTCGCCGCCGCCGGCCTGCAATTAAATTTGAACAAATGCCACTTCGGCGCGCGCCAACTGAACGTACTCGGCCATGTCGTATCCAAAGCGGGCATCCTTCTGGATCCGGCAAAGCTTCGCGCTGTTGCTGACTTTCCAAAGCCCTCTACTCTCAAAGAACTGCGGAGTTTCATTGGCCTCTTTTCCTACTTTcggcgcttcatccgaaatttcgctacAATCATTTCGCCTTTGACACGGCTTCAAGCCCAGAACTCCTTGTCGTCATGGTCCTCTGAGTGCGATGAAGCTTTTGTTACCCTACGTCGACTCCTTACTTCACCTTccatccttcgccattacgaCCCTAACGTCCCGACAGAAGTACACACGGATACTAGCGGCGtgggcattggtgctgtgctcgcccagcgaatacctggatttccagaatacgttgtcgcctatgcgagccgcacgctgtcctaggccgagatcaattactccgtcacagaaaaagaatgcttggccaTTTTGTGGGCGTTAACCAAATTCCGACCATACCTCTACGACCACCCCTTCGAcgtagtcaccgatcatcacgctttgcgctggctgtcatcgttgaaggatccattgggtcgccttggccgctgggctctgcgcctccaggagtacgacattcgagtcgtctatcgctctggccgtaagcactctgacgctgacgccctctcccggTCTCCGCTGCCTTCCGACACTGTGACCATCTCGAGCATTGAATCCGAGCTGTCCTCGTTGCGCCCGGTAAACATTCTtgtggaacagcgcaaggaccCCTGGATTACATCTCTCGTGCACCATCTGTCTGGGCCCCCTACGGCAGCTGCCTCTCGCTCACTTCGGCGACAAGTCCGCCACTTCACTCTGCATGACTGTCTCCTCTATCGTCGCAATTGCATGCCCGacggtcgaaaatggctcctcgtcatcccTCGCCAACTTCGAGCTGAAGTCTGCGCCTCTGTCCATCCCGACCCCCAGACTGCTCATGCTGGTGTTTTAAAAACCTACACTCGACTTcggcaccggtactactggcgtggaatgtaaagctttttacgcaagtacattcactcatgcattgcgtgccaacgccgcaagtctcCGTCACAGCGCTTTTCTGGCCCATCGCAGCCATtaccttgccctgcccgtccCTTTGTTCGCGTCGGCATCGACCTTTACTGGTCCCTGCCCTCTACCCCTTCAGGTCACCGTTGGGGTATAGTCGCCATagaccatctcacgcgctatgctgaaacggcggctcttccGGCGGCTACAGCGCGCGACGTGGCCTTCTTCATTCTGCGCCAGCTCATActccgccacggcgcccctcgtgagCTTCCGAGCGACCGCGGCCGAGTGTTTTTATCCGAGGTTGTCAAGGCGCTTCTGCAAGAGTGCCGCATCGTTCACAGAACCTGCACAGcgtaccatcctcagaccaacggcctcatcgaacggtttaaccggacactcggtgacatgctcaccatgtatatcagtcccgactattccaactgggacctcgttcttcaGTTTGTCACCTACGCATTGAATACCGCCGTCCAGTCCACCACAGGctattctccgttctttcttctttacggccgcgaacctacaagcatgcttgacaccattcttccctaccatcttgatgcatctgactgcgcaactgcttctgaaattgccaagtatgccgaggaatgccgccagctcgCCCGTTCCCTCACGTCCGCTGACCAGAATCGACAAAAAGAGCGTCGGGATTCCGGTAGTCCAACTCACGTACCCCTTTCCCCtggctctggatccctgctgGCTCTCCTGGCCTGTCGTCCAAATTCCAAGCCAAATATCAAGGCCCTTAACGTGTTCTTTCTCAACCTTCCCCTGTGAACTATGTCGTCAAACTACTGACACCCTCCTCCGACCTTCGCCGTCGTGGCCGTGAAACGGTGCATGTCAGTCGCCTCAAGCCTTACCATGACCCCTTGATCTGCActacgccttgagtcgccaggatggctcctttcatcctcgggggccattgtaaagacgaagatgtgacaacgaggtagcggcagtgctatcgctgagcgcatgctgctgccgggctctagaataaccgcggacgcctagaaggcctcgttctgcgcctggttctgccttcctggttctggtggtgcctgagctattaaaccccctttcacactttcaaaaatttttcgagctcttcttttcaaCACGTGGTTTATTATTTTACTAAAACGTCCTGTACCTTTTCATGGACACATTTTTTCTAAATTCACTCTTGGCGCTAATATTTTGTCGCAATCACCcatggaaatttccttgtgtatgccactacaccttggccaatccccctatttGGGTATTTGCCATGTTTTAAAAGGAACAAAAATAAGATACGTCAAAAATACGAAGGCACATGAAGGGCTCACAATACCTGCACATCTCTGCCGTTTGCTTTTGATACCGGTTGATGATGGCGACGCCGATCCTTACATTTTATAGCCACTGAACCTCGTCATTATTGGAAGGCGGCAATTGTTTTTAATTCGTATTCCAGAGGCTAAGCTACATTGTCATTGTATTGAAAACGGTGTGGACATAATACTGGTCGGTATTGACCTGATTAGTCTCTCTCTGTGCGCAAAAATATGTTTCTTAACTCTTGATTCCTCAAGAGTGATTTCCTCTTTTGTGCCGAACACACAACTATACCAGCAAGAGGGGCATAAACAGCTCAAGTGAGATCAAAAGTTTGATGCTATTTTCCTCAGTATCCATTTAACAATCTCCAAAAACTTGAATACGCAAGGAGGGCTGCTGTCCTGGTGACGAAACAGTTCGCTCTCTGTACCTCTGTATCTGAAATCTGCCCTGCAAGACGTTAAGCCTCGATTTGCTTTCAACGGTGGTGGTGTAATCTTGAAGAAAGCAGAAACCATGCTATTTCCACGTGGATCATGCTGGACAGGTACACGGGTAAAAATAAAAAGCCGCCACGTGTTCCTGTCTATCCGTTAATCTAACTATGCTTACAATGTTAGTGCACTTAACGATGACTGCAGAAAAAAGCAGGCGAATCGATCTTGAGACTTCCTGTTGTGTTTGGAATGCCCAGCCCGTTTAGATAAAAAACATTGGGCCGAAAATCAAACTTTCCATTATCTTGACAGCATGTTTCAAAATAAAATTTCCGAGGCGACTCATTTGTCAGCACATGTTCGTTACAAGGCAATTTATTAAAGGAGCGTATGATGCTGAGAAAAACCTATATTTGGACCCCTGGGCGTCTGAGTGTGGACATATGCTCCAGTAATATCCTCTGCTTTGAATACAGGTTTCCTAGTATCAACATTTGTTTCAGAAATTAGCACTACTTTAATTCACCCTCTTCAGACTTTCTCACATTTCAAGCCAAAATATTTTTCTCTTCCTCAGAAAGCAGCGAATGCTGGCAAATTCTTGACGCCCGCCTATATTGATTTCTGCATACTATGTTCCCCTATAACCATTCAATGCAGCTTGCATAATAAAAGAATGCAAAATGGTGCCAGGACAAGAAAAATAGCCGCCGCCTTCATTGTCTTTCGGCAGGATGCACTGAGAAGATGATAAAGGGAAGAAAAAACTTAAGTTTACACGCGCGCATTTTCCAGTCATATATATTATCTTCCGATTTCTTTCACTGAGTATTGAAGAAAATTTCAATgcgaaattttcatttttcctgagCGTTTCGCTTAacaatgtgagcagcatgaaaaacGCTCCTTTAGTAAAATAGTTGAAACAGTAATTGCAAGTACTTCCTCTCTTCTCATTGTCCTGCTGTCTTGAGGCAGGTGCATTGCGCAAGCTATCGCGTAAAACTATATTAACTATATATCCTACAGTATTTTCTACGCAGCAAGTGTTTTCTGTCGTCAATAACTTAAGGCGAAAGCCTAAAGTTcgtgcgctgtaggctgtttctCAATTTTG
Protein-coding sequences here:
- the LOC144120266 gene encoding uncharacterized protein LOC144120266, whose amino-acid sequence is MPNGAPLAPQPPAAPLVCSGTPRQRDSAVFSGLGDSDVEDWLASYERVSTHNRWDDAMKLNNVIFYLADVANLWFRNHEADIATWSTFRTSFTELFGCPGVRKLRAEQRLRERAQQPGETFTSYIEDVVDLCKRVNSDMTEADKIQNIMKGIDEDAFQMLLAKQPATVASVISLFQSYEELRKQRVLTRRTIQPADVLSADVETAGGQQLRHDIQKFIREEIARQLALISGHRHLLLALVVGRGDLDSAARLNPRFE